The sequence ATCTTATCCCTGAATACTATAATTCAAAAGCTAATGGTTTCTTTTCAGCAAAAACAGAAGTTGTTGAATTTCACTATTATCCGCTTCCATCGCAAAGTTCTATTACAACAAAATTTTTATCTGGTAACGTAGAGATAGCCTCTCCAGTCATTCAAAAACTGGAAAGAGATAAAAAATATCAAACCACTGCAAAAGTAATACCCGGCTATACATTGTCCACTCAGATGCCTCACAACGCCTCTGGAATAGTGCCTAACAAAGATATCGAAGTGGTATATAACTACACGAAAAATCCAACAACAGGCACTGTGATTACTCATTTTTTAGAGGGTGATACGAAGTTAGCTGATTCTATTAAAATTACCGGAAACATTGGTGAAAAATATCAAACATCACCAAAAAACATTACCGGTTATTCGCTTCGAAAAACAGCTGTAGTAGGTTCTCAAGGCAGCTTCGCTGAAGGAACAATCGACGTAACTTATAATTATATAAAGAATGTACAAATTGCTCAAGGTACTGTCACCACTTACTATCAGGCTGATGGCATCGAGATTGCAGCACCAACAACTCAATCAGGAAAAAGAGGCACGGCATATCAAACAAGTCCTAAAGATATTACTGGCTATATCTTAACAAATGATCATCCCAAAAATGCTCGAGGTCAATACACCGATAAGTCACAAAAAGTTATTTATCACTATAAAAAAACGCCTGAACAGCAACAAAAAATTACACCTAGCAACAAAGACAGACAATCTACAGAGAATACCGTAGCAAAAAATACTTTACCAAAAACAGGTGAAATGAGTGCAGTCTTCCCAGTAACATTAGGAGTTATTATATTGACAGCACTCGCATTATTTTTACTGTTAGTTAAGCTCACAAAGCCTCATACCTTTAAATAAACATAAAAGAACAGACAGGATAACTCTCCTGTCTGTTCTTTTATCTCTTAATATTCTAGCAATACTTTCGTATCGATGTCTCCTAATTTAGCACGACCGTTTAATTCAACTAATTCAAGTAAGAATGCAGCACCTACAACTTCGCCGCCTAATTCATGCACAAGTTTAATTGTCGCTTCAATCGTACCACCAGTTGCTAATAAATCATCAACAATCAATACACGTTGACCTGGTTTGATTGCATCTTTATGGATTGTTAAAACATCTTGACCGTATTCTAAATCATACGTTACTTTAATCACTTCACGAGGTAACTTACCTTCTTTACGAACAGGTGCAAAACCAATACCCATTGCATAAGCCATCGGGCAGCCGATAATAAAGCCACGTGCTTCTGGTCCTACAATGACGTCAACATTTTTATCGCGCGCATAATCAACCAGTTGATCAGTAGCAAATTTATAAGCTTCACCATTACCCATCAACGGTGTGATATCGCGGAAAATAATGCCTGGTTTTGGATAATTCTCAATTGATGCGATGTGATTCTTTAAATCTTCTGTTTTCATAAATTTCGTCCCCTTTAATTGTCATTGCCCCAAAACACTTCATATAAGGCAGTATAGTTTGAATAAACAAAACGTTGTTGCAGCGCTTCGATTGCTTGTCTTTTTTTATAAGTTGGCGCTTCAGTCAGCGGGTGTTTGGGTGCATTTGGATTGATGACCAAACAGTCCTTTTCTATTTTAACAAATTCTAGCTCAAAAAACACGCTTGTCATGAAATAGAGATTGTTTTTTGAGATATTTAATTTTTGACAGATAGCTGGGTGTTGTTTTTTGACATCTACAGGCTCATACCTTGCTACAAATTTGAAAAATTCTCCAAATTCTTCACGACTTGGCATCACCACTAAACCTTTATTATCAGGATTTTCCAAGCGCGCATAAATATTCTGTGGTTGTAAAACAGTCAATACTTCATCCAATTTCAAAGCATCTGTTGGCATATCCACAATTACAATTGTTTCCACAGCTTGGGTCGGTAAAACATCTTTTGTCACATCATAAATAGTAACTTTATCAGCCCATTCACTCACAAAGGTCGGATGATTAAACACGACAAACAAATCTGGTTGTTGAGATGGGGTTAAGTTCTTACAAAATTTAGCCCATTCTGACTCACCACGTAAATCAAACAGTTGTTTGTTAGGCACTGCAATATCCTTAATTTGCAATTGAACCATTTGCTGGTTACGCCATTCGTTAATTGATAATTCACCCACTACATCAATATCATCACTCATGTTTAGCGTATTCTTTAGGTGACCAATATTAAACCCAATGGCTTCAACAGTTGCTTCTTCTTCTTTAAAAGTCGCTTTCAAATGACTATTGTCGGCACCAATTTGACGTATTCCTGCCAATCGTACATTTGAAAATTTAACCAGAGGTTTTGGATTATCCGTTCCAAAAGGTGCTAGAACTTTCATATCCTCAATTAAGGCTAAAGTTGCCTCTTCAACATGCAGTGTTAAATCAATACGTAAAGGTAACTTCGTACTAACATCAGCCAATAGTGGTGCTGCATAATTATTAATGGCCTTTCTTAATTCTGCAACATTTTCAAGAGGTAGTGTTAACCCTGCCGCCCCAGCGTGCCCACCAAAACGCGTAATTAAAGATACATGAGCGTTTAAAGCATCATATAAATTCAAAGCTGGTATACTCCGTCCAGAACCTTTGGCAATGTTTTTAGATTTGTTGATTGATAGCACAATAACAGGTCTTTGATAAGCTTCAATCAAGCGTGATGCTACAATTCCTAAGACACCTTCATGCCAATTCTCACCCGCTACAATTAACACTTTATCATCTAAAAATGGCTGTACTTGCTCATCTGCTTCAAGCACTAACTCATTGACGATTTTTTTACGTTCATCGTTAATTGCTACTAAATCAATTGCTAATTGCTTCGCTTCGTCAACGTCTTTAGTCACTAACAATGCAAGAGCTTTTTCAGCAGAACCTAGGCGACCAGCCGCGTTAAGATGAGGGGCAATTTTAAAGCCGACCATTTCTTCTGTCACCAGTGAAGCGTCCAAATTTAATTGGCGATATAACGCTTGTAAGCCCGGACGTTCAGTGATTGCTAGCTGTTTTAAACCAGCTTGTACAAAAAAACGATTTTCATCTGTTAAAGAAACCATATCTCCAATCGTTCCTAGTGCATAAAGATCCAATAATTCAACCGGAATTTCACCTAATAAAGCCTGTGCTAGTTTGAAGGCCACACCTACGCCAGCAAGT comes from Brochothrix thermosphacta DSM 20171 = FSL F6-1036 and encodes:
- a CDS encoding adenine phosphoribosyltransferase, which encodes MKTEDLKNHIASIENYPKPGIIFRDITPLMGNGEAYKFATDQLVDYARDKNVDVIVGPEARGFIIGCPMAYAMGIGFAPVRKEGKLPREVIKVTYDLEYGQDVLTIHKDAIKPGQRVLIVDDLLATGGTIEATIKLVHELGGEVVGAAFLLELVELNGRAKLGDIDTKVLLEY
- the recJ gene encoding single-stranded-DNA-specific exonuclease RecJ; the encoded protein is MLASNYEWQERENNQEEIETLAKAANVALPVAALLWERQLRTPAEVEAFIHPTEEVIHDPFLLSDMDKALEIIEEALAEDKKIMIYGDYDADGVTSTAVLYEALQIIGADSGCFIPNRFVEGYGPNKEAFKKIKADGYDLLITVDNGIAGIDELAYAREIGLQVICTDHHEVGEILPDADAIVHPKHPDFQYPFKELAGVGVAFKLAQALLGEIPVELLDLYALGTIGDMVSLTDENRFFVQAGLKQLAITERPGLQALYRQLNLDASLVTEEMVGFKIAPHLNAAGRLGSAEKALALLVTKDVDEAKQLAIDLVAINDERKKIVNELVLEADEQVQPFLDDKVLIVAGENWHEGVLGIVASRLIEAYQRPVIVLSINKSKNIAKGSGRSIPALNLYDALNAHVSLITRFGGHAGAAGLTLPLENVAELRKAINNYAAPLLADVSTKLPLRIDLTLHVEEATLALIEDMKVLAPFGTDNPKPLVKFSNVRLAGIRQIGADNSHLKATFKEEEATVEAIGFNIGHLKNTLNMSDDIDVVGELSINEWRNQQMVQLQIKDIAVPNKQLFDLRGESEWAKFCKNLTPSQQPDLFVVFNHPTFVSEWADKVTIYDVTKDVLPTQAVETIVIVDMPTDALKLDEVLTVLQPQNIYARLENPDNKGLVVMPSREEFGEFFKFVARYEPVDVKKQHPAICQKLNISKNNLYFMTSVFFELEFVKIEKDCLVINPNAPKHPLTEAPTYKKRQAIEALQQRFVYSNYTALYEVFWGNDN
- a CDS encoding MucBP domain-containing protein, encoding MKMKKHITTLLSLLLLSGLFLTNHITVTASPSKESITTQSLEKSNNQSNASADTEKTTVITRFYCDNVEIAESVTLTGKKGEHYQTAPKEIPGYYLIDKKNKNGTFEYLSTEIIYSYSKKPVTGKETGTVITIFSSNGKEIAERITQTGLIGEPYSTDPSDANILGDINYLIPEYYNSKANGFFSAKTEVVEFHYYPLPSQSSITTKFLSGNVEIASPVIQKLERDKKYQTTAKVIPGYTLSTQMPHNASGIVPNKDIEVVYNYTKNPTTGTVITHFLEGDTKLADSIKITGNIGEKYQTSPKNITGYSLRKTAVVGSQGSFAEGTIDVTYNYIKNVQIAQGTVTTYYQADGIEIAAPTTQSGKRGTAYQTSPKDITGYILTNDHPKNARGQYTDKSQKVIYHYKKTPEQQQKITPSNKDRQSTENTVAKNTLPKTGEMSAVFPVTLGVIILTALALFLLLVKLTKPHTFK